The window atcaaatagaTAGGTTAATATAATTACCTTAAATCAGAGTGTTTTGACGGGGCAAATTTGCCGTGGAAAATTGCGAACATAGTCGAGAAAGGAAAGAGGGGGAATGGTTTTCTGATGAGGAAAATGTTTAAATTAGTCCTCTGATATTGGGGTTTCACTCAAAAGAGTCCGTATTGTTTTGAGTTAGAGCATTGCTAGTCCTCTATCTTATACGTCCTCCATTTGAATTTACCTgtcatgttttgaattgatacacccattataaaaataatgattgatataataattttataatattactcatattaattgatgtttaataCACTCTTCATCTCAAAATAGTTGATCTCAAATAAGAAAAATTCACATTCTTACGTATATTAGatgcaaaaaaaatttcttaccaTAAAAAAGAACCGAAAAAAATAATGTCACATagaacattttcatcaaacctAATCAATTACATTTATCGATTAATTTAACTTTTTGATACGATGCGATTTTTTTCGATTTAATTTGAACACCTTAATTGGAGAGGGATAGAGGACAAAATTTAGAGAAAATATTAAAAGCAGCTAAACCCTACAAGATCTAGCAGTATATGATGgcacctttttttaaaattttatcatcTTATCTTTATCCTTTTGTCATAACATAATTTGGAGGGATTCTTTGgagtataaaataatatctttttaACAATTATTAGAACAATGAATTATTTGGAAATAACTGTGAGCAGTTATTTTATtggggattttatttttgaatttttaacatGCAGTTAAAAATGCTCACAAAGGAGTTGAATATGATTTCATACAAGTggtattattactactactattaataagagtGAAAACGAGACAACTCTTcatcaacatgcctgcttcttcacctgcttaagttgcttcgtgattttactatattatttctaattaattattttaagttatttatatataaaaaaattaataatatttaattaaaaatggtaaaatagacatttgtgacatgtctatttcagctgtttcaatcgtagttttattatatcactccaaattaattattactactattaataagagtGAAGAAGCAGGCAGCTCTttgtcaacatgcctgcttcttcacTTGCTTCAgttgctccgtgattttattatattatccttaattaattattttaagtcatttatatataagaaaattaataatacttaattaaaaaaggtaaaatagacatttatgacatgtctatttcagttgcttcaatcgtaattttattatatcacttcaaattaattattataagtcatctagatattaaaaaattaataatatttaataaataataaaatagatataaatgataaatcaattgttgatgttttaaattaatagaacatcttatatgagacttatttaaaaaaaatcacaagtatgtttgctccatgattttactatattacccctaattaattattttaatacatttatatataataaaattaataatatttaataaaaaataaaggtaaaataaacatttatgacatgtctacttcagctgcttcaaccgtaattttactatatcacccctaattaattattataagttatttaggtattaaaaatttaataatatttaataaaaataaaattgacataaaatgataaattaattcttgatgttttaaattaacatgacatcttTTATGAgacttatttaaatttttttcacaaatattttctcatagtaattttgctatatcacttctaattaggtgttacaagtcatttaggacatatctacttcgctgcttcaatcataaaatttggttgactctcgaatttATTTTAGTactacttaaattgaaatagaagaaaaagtattataaatcataataattaaaaacttaaattattttaagaatataattgaatatcaatgccacaaaaatttggataagaagagtaacatatattacttgaaaattacataaaaaaatattttaaattaccatagctaacaatttaaaatatttaaaaacacattaagaatctgattgattatctaaattatatttgtgtcacgtaaattcgggatagttttgacattttattatttgcatgttttattattttaatttagtaatttattgaTCCAAATGTTGTTTtcgaatttaacatgttttaaaaatttagtactttatttattttaatttatttagtttattttgataaaatattatatatttaaaaattatgcaaaaaaataattataagtcataactattaacatctgataatatttttaaaaaatatagtaaaaaatatgattgacttttgaaattctaatagtgtcacataagttgcgataaagcaagtaacataaattatttgaaattacattaaaagatactaaaatcacaaagattaaaaacttaaaatatttaaaaaaatatatattagtaaaaaaaaattgaatgactcactaaattctaaatttgagacaaagcgagtaacataaattactaaattacataaaagatactataaatcacaatgattagcaatttaaattatttaaaaaattatattaataaaaatttgattgacactccaaatactatttgtgctacataaattgagataacgtaaataacatatgttgggcccgtgctggcaCGAGCTACAGTATCTAGTGTATATATAAAAAAGGTGGCACTACTGAAATTTTAAATTGGACAGGTTGAATTGAATTGGATGTATTGAAATAAATTTGTTAGGCAGAGGCAGTGGCGTATTCAGGATTTAAGGatagtgggtgcttaaaaaatttaaaaactgaaaaaaggtaaaaaatcatCTCAATGAGGTTCAAACCCGGGGCCTCCTTCCAATGAAGCaccttaagatcaacctaaatgcCAATGCACTCACCTAACTTTTTGTTATAGTAggtgcttttatatgttttatatctatttttctgtattttctatgtaattattaCCTATTCTGCATCGAATTTAGTGGGTGTCAAAGCACCCCAAAATCCTACATAGGTCCGCCCTTGGACGGAGGCATTAAATATGATATCATACAAGTTATACTATGACTAAAATTGCCAAATAGGCAAGACGAACAAATTTGCGCAGGTGAAAATTACTGAGTCACTAAATAGGCAGGACACGTTAAAAGGTTACTTGAGTTGAGATAAGGTAGTCAAATGGGCTAACGACAATGGGTCATGTAAATCAATGGTGGACAATTTATTTGtctataatatatcaaataaaatttagacTCATTTAACGTGTTGCACAATATAACCATAGTATACACCATGAAAAGTTAAAGATTCCGATTGCATATATAACAATCGGAATATATACCGCTTCTCTTAGCAAAGGTAGGTTCAAGTCAAAAATTTGGCTTGCAGGCTTAAGAACTACAATAACTACTTTTCTTATAATCGTCGGCCCATTTTTGACAGATCCATCGGATGTTATAATCTTGAGTAAAAGAATTCAACATTTATAATATAAGTATTTCTTAGTTTTTAATTAAAGTTTTTGATTCAAGCTTCGAGTATAAATTCACCTTTAATAGACGGAGGCCAATGCAACATTACGACACATGGTTCATCTGAACCAATGCTTTCAacaagaaatataaatttatgtggtaaaagttattaaaattgtaataaatagtagatataaattcgaaattttcaaaatacaatatgTTGAAGCTAAAAACCTTAAACCTTTGAAtattagaatttaaatttaagatCGCATCTATTGGTAAGAAATATTATATCCCTAAAATAGAACTTTCCAATGTGAATCTAAATTATTTGGGCCTCATAAtctttattttacaaattttagCTGGAATGCAAAAGCATAATCAATATATAATCACCATATAAACCAATGATAGTTACACACTGTTACTGTTAAGCAGGTAGttatccttatgatttgacaTATTGCATGTTTaccccaacaacaacaataagaaagccaaaaagaaaataaataaatatacaccttaatttattttactatatatatatatatatatatatatatataaaaggtaactttatcttattacataaaatttcatattgaaaaagaaattacaaaaatcccaaagtAATTATTTATATCCCTTAAATttactttttctctctcatccccCTCGTACTTATCAAAATACCATATTTTGCTTCTATTTTAGTACACTGATTTTTGCTCCATATGTGTGCTCCTTTATTTATGTCTAGAATCAAGTTAATGTAATATTAATACTCTCTCATCCTCCTCCTATTtgcgtcactttaattggaattGAAGATGTACACTTTTAATTCACGTAATAAAGAAAATCGAATCATTCTTTTTCCTTATTATCGTGTAGTCAATGTAATGTTACAATaacactaatttttccttaaaattattataatcttgtaGATAATTAATGTATAGCgtgaatattttatatatatagtgtgatattatacattttgaaagattatatttcaatgtataagttataatatatcagACATTATCTATTAGTTATTTTTggaagactaatgtataatataattcttctgctatatatttatgttatacattaagaatttcttattacatttaagaggcattttatgtattatttggtattatacaaatagaaagtattaatattgtataaggttacattatacctTCTGATAAGGATACAGAAGTATACATGTTTAATGTTAATACTTAAATGTATAGTATGACATCATATATTACTGCAGATTATTTTTCAAATGTATAATATGCCCACATACATGTGCAActgttgtataatgttatcttttAAATTCCAACTTATCCATTATTTGCATTGATTCAATAAATACATCATATTGattaataaaactaaatatatcaACTGTATTTGGATACATGTTATCCTCATTTAACTATTTTGTTaactgatatttatttttttcatgaattttaaattatttataataaatttatatgattctGTGGATGAAggataatttctttcatcaaaataTACTTTGGAAATTAGTTTTCTAGGAGCTTAATGAATTATATCAGTGTGAACACAAATAATCTATACGTATTAATATTACTTCTACTAAAGTAAAGGAaagagaatgaaaaataaatactcctactagattttatattattttatgttgttgttacataatttttaaaaaggttttaactaaaatcatattttattattgtttatgtaatttattactactaaaaatagtataagaagaaaataataaggcTTTTTGATCTGCTAAAatgaataaacaacataaaatattgtAAATGAGAACAATTAATAGTgatatttaagaatttttttgaatttaaatttcagttactatatttaatcatacactACATAATGATCGGTAATTAATTGCATTAGTTATGGTAGAGAGAGATAGTATTTGATTTCTCTTTCCATAAATATAGGCAAATCTGTTTTATCATACATTGCAGCAATGTATAAGGGTCTACCtaatgtataagtatattttacaaattagggAGAGAGAAAGTCTAACGGGATTATATGTAAATACTTTCACTATAGTAgggatttatgtggtttatattttattttatttatacaaattttcacTACAAAAATCTCAATTGAATATATCGAGAGCTTATTTATGTATTTCGACAGAcctaaaattgaaaaaacaaatgtatggggagctaattatgtatctttacaaaggaaaaattgTATCTTCGtcggatgtattatgtatcttgacGGAACCAAAGTCGCAAAAAATGTAtctggagctaattatgtatctataGATAGGAAAAAAATGTATCTCTGTTGGatgtattgggagctaattatgtatctcgacagattcaaaatcgagatttttagtaattatgaaaaatgtcaaaattttctgtaattaagctccaaactgtcGGGATTTATGTCAAAAAAATGTAATTTCACAAGAGAAGTCTGAAGAAAGTAATATGTATGCACAGTCTTGTCCTTGTCTTTATGTGTTAGAGATATTGTTTCTAGTTAACCCTCGACAGCCCTCCTCTTTTATATTTGGATTTGAAATCGACAATGTTTATGAGCTCACACaaatagaattatttaatttatatactaTCTACCAATCATTATAAATAAGTTCAAAACACAGCCTAGTATCCTCATAAAGCAATTACCAATATCTAAGATATAGTATTATTACTCTCTAAGAGGTagaaaattttcattaaattattatggCATCACTAGTTTCAAGTTGGTCATCAGAAGTGAATTCAATTCCAAATAAATATGTAATTCCATTAGAGAAAAGGGTAAATGCAGATGTACCAATTGGTAAACATATTCCAGTTATTGATTTATCACAACCTTCAAATCATTCTATTCAGCAAATCATCAAAGCTTCTGCTGAGTTTGGTCTCTTTCAGGTTAAATATATTGTATCTCTTTTCTTGTTATTATACATCTCAATATGTTTATcatacttttgtttctttttggttTCTACCAAATTGTTCAGCTTTGATATCTACCTTGAGGTTcgaaaacaacataaatcccgatagtttggagcttaattacaaaaaatctcgACATTTTGCACAATTACTGAAAAACACGATTTGGGGtccgtcgagatacataattagctcccgatacatccaacgaagatgcattgttttctttgtaaagatacataattagctcccgatatatttttttcgattttgggtctatcgagatacataatacatcccaaggagatatataattagcAGGAATTTTTCATCATGTTTTATCTGGGAATTATTATCTTTTATGATCCAATGAACCAAATGATCCCCTAGGATCAATTTATCATATGACCACTGAACTTCACACATTAGAATTATAAAgtcaaaaaattatcttttaaaattattttggtgtAACTAAATTTTTACCTATTGTAACAGGTGATCAACCATGGAGTTTCAGAAAGCCTAATGGCTGATGCATTAGCAGTTTGCAAAGAGTTTTTCTATCTTCCAATTGAGGAGAAAGCAAAGTTTGTTGAGAATAAAGATGATGAGAGCTTAAGTGACTTTGAACCATCAATTGACCAAAGGCCAAAACTTTACATTGAAAAAGAATACACACCAAAGAAAAATGGTTCAAAAACTAATGAGAAAGAAACTGTTTTTTGGAAAGATACTTTTGGACATGGTTGTCATCCTCTCactcaagatgtcatcaattcTTGGCCTGAAAAACCACAAAAATATAGGTATATTATATACATTGCTTGTTATATGTATGCGTATAAAACACAAATGAAACTGTGTTAACTGATCACTTTTTGATTTtgtctttgaaaaatatttgttgttATGGAGTTTCAATTTTCACAAGTGAACGTTTGTAGAAATTGAAACTATAGAATAATGGTTGCTTTAAAGGGGTTCAAAGGCCGCGGCTATTTTAAGAGGAAAAAAAACACGAACAAATCCATTGATTCTTCGATTCCAGCTAGTAAGAGTTGTCTTGAACTAAGAAAATTATTTCTTATTACTACTACTTATGGTAATAATTGAAAGCTTGGTATTAagaatatattaattataattaactTACATAGTTGTTGACCCAATTGtttaaactaatttaaaagaATATGTGAGTGAATGATATATGTATAATTCATGTATAACATGTATATAATCAAAGCATAATCtttagagataagcatccagtttctacgacacactccaaATTTACATGGATCCTATTATCCctctaaactcaattttagcatatttttgtcatccttttgtgCTAatatgacacctttattacataaaaatggagCTCCCGTCAAAGGtttcacgtcagctaaaaaggtgtcACATTATCTAAAAATGgtgacaaaaataaattaaaattgagttcaggaggCAATAGAGCCTCTatgaagttggagtgtatcgTAACAAATTTGGTCATAATCCAAAGGGTACTCGATGCTGTCGATGCTATACTCTAATCTTTATATACTAGCTTTAAAAAGTAAACAATGAATGCAACCTCGTAAAGATCCTTATACTaatcatgttttatttattttattttattagagaAGTGATAGGTGAATATGCATTGGAGTTAAGGAAACTGAGCTTGAGGATTTTGGACCTAATGTGTGAAGGACTTGGACTTGAAGTAGGGTATTTGGGGAAAGAACATAGCCAGACTCAACTAATGGTGACCCACCATTATCCACAATGTCCAGACCCAAATTCAACAATAGGTATAGCTGAACATTGTGATGGTGCACTTATCAATTTGGTCCAGCAAGAACTAAGTGGATTGCATGTGAGATCAAAGGATGGCAAATGGTTTGGTGTTGAACCAATTCCTGGTGCACTTGTTGTCATCAATGGTCTGATCTTAAAGGTATTGTATACTTCTTCCTTTGAACATATATTAGATTTTTTGGTGGTTGATTAATTCAAATTCACATCAGAAAAGGTTTACTATAGTCAACGTTAGTGTTCTGTATCGAAATATACTTTATTTATAATGCTATCCTTACCGCCGTATAAATGTTATATAGCGTTTAGATCGCACATTCGAAAGTATTATAATCATAAAAACATTATGGCATGTTTATGATCAGAAATTAAAAAAAGTCATCATTTCTTTCTTAAACTATGTGGTTATTTAAATGTTGCAACATaaatcaaaattgagatatttattttaatttttttttctaatgatAAACCAAtcatccttttattttattaattctaGGGTAAATATACTTAAATACCCTTACAATATGATCGATTCAATCACAAATATAccttattattttaaaatcaaacactTAATTAACCTCCATATATTATGAAAATCCTACCACTTTGTTGAAAAAACTTTCATGAGAAATTGCTTACGAAAAATTATGAGTACGTCACTGTGATTTTGTGTAGGTTGTGAGCAATGGAAAGCTATCAGCAGGAGTACATAGAGTTGTGACAAACTCACATTCTGATAGGACATCAGTTGGCAGCTTAATAAGTCCAATTGAGTGCGTAATAGAACCTGCAAAAATACTTGTAAATGAGAACAATCCACCATTATTCAAACCATTTTCATACACAGAATATTTGGGATATTATTTCAGTGACACCACTGAAATTGAAGCAGCATTGAAACCATACAAGCTCTACTAGGCttgaaacaaaataatataagttcatgtttgtgttgttgtaatTTAAGTTTCTGtgtttatgttattgtattgGGTAAAGATCCTCGGGAGTCACAAGACGGAGCGGAAGGGATCTCTCGCGAAGTAAGCATTGTATGACGAACCTCGAGACATCATTTACAAATTCAACTGTACCGTTTTCAGGCTAAACAGTTATGTTGTGATGTGTTTGTTTGTCCTATATGGACTTTTTCTAGTTTGATCTTTCAAGTGAATAAATTGGTTGGGCCACATATTACTATAGTAtcaaattttcaatattattacTCCACTATAAATAATTGTGATAGAGTTATAAGTGTCTTCTTCAATCTTAATCAAAGAGTTTCAATTTAAGCTCAAGTATGGAGTCACCTTGAGAGCCTTTTGCCTTCTAAAGTAGGATATCATGGTGCAAATCCGAATTAGCCCTAAACAGCTATTGAATATCGagtcaaaaaacaaaaagaaattaaatattccTTGTCCTTATCGAAGATACTCAATATGAaatgaatttaagttttgtgtaccgtcagtgtacaaaatattctacattGTCAGGTAAACTTGACCTGCTATTGCAGGttacttaattttttcttttttagtttttatgtaaataattgggTAACCTGCAATACTAGGTCAAGTTAagtgatagtgtagaatattttgtgcACTAAcggtgcacaaaacttaaactcaTAAGAAATTGTCTTTAATAAGAAATCCTTCATTTCCAAGTGAAACTTTCTCGTGCGAATCTCAAAGATGGAATTGGCTTTTGTAAGGAGGCTTCATCTCCAAATGAAACAAATCTCGGAGATGAATTGCCTTTAGTAAGAAGCATTTTATCTCTAAATGAGACTTTCACATGCAATGTCGAAGAGGGAATTGCCTTTATTTAGGAGTTGTTTGTCTCCAGATGAGACTTTCACGTGCAAATCTCAAAGATGAGATTGCCTTTAATAAGGAGCGCTTCATATGAAA of the Capsicum annuum cultivar UCD-10X-F1 chromosome 11, UCD10Xv1.1, whole genome shotgun sequence genome contains:
- the LOC107848647 gene encoding hyoscyamine 6-dioxygenase, which translates into the protein MASLVSSWSSEVNSIPNKYVIPLEKRVNADVPIGKHIPVIDLSQPSNHSIQQIIKASAEFGLFQVINHGVSESLMADALAVCKEFFYLPIEEKAKFVENKDDESLSDFEPSIDQRPKLYIEKEYTPKKNGSKTNEKETVFWKDTFGHGCHPLTQDVINSWPEKPQKYREVIGEYALELRKLSLRILDLMCEGLGLEVGYLGKEHSQTQLMVTHHYPQCPDPNSTIGIAEHCDGALINLVQQELSGLHVRSKDGKWFGVEPIPGALVVINGLILKVVSNGKLSAGVHRVVTNSHSDRTSVGSLISPIECVIEPAKILVNENNPPLFKPFSYTEYLGYYFSDTTEIEAALKPYKLY